CGGGCTGGAAGACCCCGAAGACCTGATCGCAGACCTTGAGCGCGGTTTTGCCGCGATGGAGAACGACGCTTGAACACCGCCCTGTCCCAACAGGAAGCGCCAGCCCCCGCGGAAACCGCGGCGCCGGAGGGCGGCGGCGATGCCGGCCACTCGGCGCCTGTGGGCGGCGACGCGGCACCGGCGGGCGTCAACGCGTTCGAGGCCCCGGAGGAAACCGCCGTGTCCGGCGCGGATGCCGTGCGCGATGCGGTGGCATCCAAGCCCGGCACCGTATCCGACGTGATCGACACGCTGGACGGGCTGGCGATCAGCTTTGCCGATACGCGCGTTTCCGTGTGGGACGGGATCGTAGTGCTGCTCGTCATTTTCGGCGTCTTCCTGTTCGCGTGGCTGTTCAGCAAACTCGCCCACCGGGTGATCGGGCGGATCACCAAACTGGGTGCGGCACGGCGCCTGCTGGTCGAAAAGCTGGTTACCATTGTGGTCTGGGCCGGCGCGATCCTGATCGGGATCGACATGCTGGGCATCGACCTCACCGCGCTGGCGGTGTTCTCCGGCGCTTTCGGCCTCGCCATCGGTTTCGGCCTGCAGAAGACCTTCGGCAACCTGATCGCGGGGATCATCCTGCTGATGGACCGGTCGATCAAGCCGGGCGATGTCATCGCGGTGGCCGACCAGGCGGGCGCCGTGACCTTCGGCCAGATTCGCAAGATCGGCATCCGCGCCGTCTCCGTTACCACCCGGGACGAGCGCGAATATTTGATCCCGAACGAGAACCTGATGGTCAACCAAGTCGAAAACTGGAGCTATTCCAGCCGCAACGTGCGGATCCAGGTGCCGGTCGGCGTCAGTTACAATTGCGACATCAAACTGGCCGAAAAGCTCATGCTGGAAGCGGCGACCGAGTGCGGGCGAGTGCTAAAATCGCCCAAGCCGACCTGCTGGCTCGACGCCTATGGCGACAGCTCGGTCAACTTCATCATCCATTGCTGGATCCGCGATCCGGAACAGGGCGTCGGCAACGTGAAAAGCGAAGTTCTGAAAGTGCTGTGGGAGAA
This sequence is a window from Alteriqipengyuania flavescens. Protein-coding genes within it:
- a CDS encoding mechanosensitive ion channel family protein, yielding MNTALSQQEAPAPAETAAPEGGGDAGHSAPVGGDAAPAGVNAFEAPEETAVSGADAVRDAVASKPGTVSDVIDTLDGLAISFADTRVSVWDGIVVLLVIFGVFLFAWLFSKLAHRVIGRITKLGAARRLLVEKLVTIVVWAGAILIGIDMLGIDLTALAVFSGAFGLAIGFGLQKTFGNLIAGIILLMDRSIKPGDVIAVADQAGAVTFGQIRKIGIRAVSVTTRDEREYLIPNENLMVNQVENWSYSSRNVRIQVPVGVSYNCDIKLAEKLMLEAATECGRVLKSPKPTCWLDAYGDSSVNFIIHCWIRDPEQGVGNVKSEVLKVLWEKFQANGIEVPFPQRDLNLRGNDQFDQLVAAISQRIDTSKE